One region of Culex pipiens pallens isolate TS chromosome 2, TS_CPP_V2, whole genome shotgun sequence genomic DNA includes:
- the LOC120419611 gene encoding protein G12-like: MKIFLVVAALAVLVNATNPDHRGLPEDLRDFLALVPVDQIVELTSDYYQHDAEFQYAFHYLQGHEFATVWDQLFALDEIRDLLQYLNHGGLDVYSVLNRIAEALGLSQLKPVRVLVESGRTGGLNGFLDDVRALLPEQQIMDLYEQKMGSSEEFKALTDRLRHADFQELVELYKNSKEVQSLFNELRQHGIEVDKIVRLVADFFGWGLTL; this comes from the exons ATGAAGATCTTCCTTGTAGTAGCTGCCTTGGCAGTTTTGGTCAACGCCACGAACCCAGATCACCGAGGACTTCCCGAAGACCTGCGAGACTTCCTAGCCCTGGTTCCAGTGGACCAGATTGTCGAGCTTACATCGGATTACTACCAGCATGACGCAGAATTCCAGTATGCCTTCCACTACCTCCAAGGCCACGAGTTTGCCACCGTTTGGGATCAACTATTTGCGCTGGACGAGATTCGGGACCTGTTGCAATACTTGAACCACGGAGGGCTGGACGTGTACAGTGTGCTAAACAGGATCGCGGAAGCCCTCGGACTGAGTCAGCTTAAGCCGGTGCGAGTTCTGGTGGAGAGTGGAAGAACCGGTGGACTCAACGGATTTCTAGATGATGTGCGGGCTTTGCTACCGGAGCAACAGATCATGGATCTATATGAGCAGAAGATGGGATCAAGTGAGGAGTTTAAGGCGCTTACTGATAGATTGCGGCATGCGGATTTCCAGGAGTTGGTTGAACTTTATAAG AACTCCAAAGAGGTTCAATCTCTGTTTAACGAGCTTCGTCAACACGGAATTGAAGTGGACAAGATTGTGAGACTGGTTGCGGACTTCTTTGGCTGGGGATTAACGCTGTAA